The Porphyromonas sp. oral taxon 275 DNA window AGCGTCTCGGTCTGCAGGCGGCCACGACGTCCCTTGGGGCGCTCGTAGCTCAGCAGGAGGTAGCTCTCTGCGAGCTCCTCCCCGCAGCGCCAGCTCACCACACGGCTCTGGGCGTAGTCCTCACCTGGCAGCAGCTGCACGCGCTCGATACGCATCGGGCTGCGGTAGCTGGGCTCGTCGGGATCGGCCTGCAGGAGGAAGAAGAGGCCGCAGGCGATGAGCGCCAGCCCAAGCACCAGCAGCGCCAGCACCCACAGGCGCAGACCGAGATAGGTCTTCGGCTTGGGGGGCAGCGGCTTGGGCTTCTTGGGTGATTGGCGACGTGGCATCCCTAGGGGCTTCGATGAATAGGGCTAAGAGCGGTAGCAGGCTAATAGCTGCGCGCTGCGATGTAGTCGGCCAGCGCCAGGAGCGACTGCCTATAGGCGCTGTCGGGGTAGTGTAGGATGAGCTGCTTGGCCTCGTCGATGTAGTGCATGAGGCGCTCCTCGGCATAGCGGATTCCTCCGCCCTCGATGGCGAGCTCCGTCAGCCGCGCTACGCCCTCCTCGCTCAGCGGATGCTGGCTAAGGGTCGCCAGCGCCTCCTTGGTCTCGGGGCTGTCGGGCTGCTGGAGTAGGACGTGAAGCAGGGGCAGCGTGACCTTACCCTCACGCAGGTCGTTGCCCGTGGGCTTACCCACGTCGCCCTTGTAGTAGTCGAAGATATCGTCTCGTATCTGGAAGGCCATCCCCAGGAGCTCACCGATCAGGGTGAAGCGCTCCTTGTCCTCCGTGCTTGCCTCCGTGGTGATAGCGGCAATGCGAGCACAGCTGGCGAAGAGCACCGCCGTCTTCTGCCTGATGATCTCGTAGTAGTTCGCCTCGTCTAGGCGCAGGCTGTCGGCACTCTCGAACTGGCGGATCTCGCCCTCCGTGAGCTCGCGCCCGATGCCCGAGACGATAGCCATCACCTCGAGGTCACGCAGCGCGATAGCGCCGATCAGTGCCGAGGAGAGGATGAAGTCACCCATCAGAACGGCCACGCGATTGTCGAAGATCGCCCCGAGCGTAGGGCGTCCGCGGCGTGTCTTGGCCTCGTCGATGACGTCGTCATGGATGAGGGTCGCGGTATGGATCAGCTCCAGCAGGACGGCGGCATCGATGCTGCGCTGCGCGGGGCTCTTCCCCTCGGGAAGCCCCGAGAGAAGCGCCACGAGGATAGGGCGCACCTTTTTGCCCGTGGAGGCACTGAGCAGCTCGATGGCACGTCCCAGCCACTCCGACTTGGTCGCGAGTATCTCGGCAAATTGGCTATGGAAGTTGTCCACCAGCGTTGCGATGGGCGCCTTGATCTTATCTAGTTGATCCATGAGCAGTCCTTAGTTATCTATTAGTGCAAAAATACGGATAATCCGACAGACGCCTGACGGTCAAGTATAATTTTGCTTAAGTGCAAGGATGCTAGCCATAAGCCCCAGCCTCGCAGCGAGGATCGAACAGCCCCGCCCCAAGGCGACACCCCTACTCCAGCGAGGCGTCAGCCTTACCCGAGCTCCGTGAGGGATAGCCGTCACGGCGCTGAGTGATACCCCTCAGCCTCGCCACTGGCGGCACTCAGCGCTTTGACTGGCGGCACTCAGCGGGCTGACTGATACCCCTCACGGGGGCTCCCTCACTAGAAGCGTAGCGCGGTGTGCTTAGGATGGAGGACGGGCAGGGTATGCTCCCTCCAGCCCTAGGAGGCGGCTTTCCCCACGGCTCATTCAATAGGAGGCAAGGCACACTCCTTAGCGCTACAGGAGGACGCTTGCACCCTGCTGAAGAATTCTCTACCTTCGTTGAGACTTTTTAACACTAAGCAAAAATGAAACAACTAGCAAGCATACTACTGGCAGCAGCAGCCCTGGGCTCCTGCTCCAAGGGGAATGACACCCCCATCGTCCCGACGCCCCCAGCACCAGCCCCGCAGGTAGACTACATCGCCAAGATCGAAGAGTTCGAGCAGGGAAAGCCCGAGAAGCGCTACGAGATCAGCTTCGCCTACGACGCCCAGAAGCGGCTCAGCTCCTTTGTCGAGACCTACCCTCAGGCCACTCCCGCGCAGGTCATCAAGGGCACACTATCCTACTCCGATGAGGCCATCACCCTTGTGTACGAGGAGCATAAGACTCAGGAAGTATTCGTGAAGCCTGCGGAATATCGCCTAGCACTGGACGCCAAAGGCAAAGCCAGCAAACTGCAGGAGACGCATCACTACGCGGGAGGTGAAGACATCCACGCAGAGGAGGGCTATAGCTACAAGGGCGATGGACAGCTCGTGGGCTACAAGCCTTGGTACTACGACACCGCGACCCTAAGCTGGCACAATGGCGATATGACGAAGGTCGTCTATAGCTATAGCTACCTGGGCGTGGATCAGTCACGCACCGATACGAGGACCTATACGACCACGACGAACCGCAGCTACCCCGACCTCAACCTCTTCCTAGCGACTACAGCCCCCACGACGAAGACGAAGGACCTTTGGTCGGACCAGCTCGGCCTACGCTCTACACACCTACTCTCCAGCTTTACAGAGCACTTTAGTCACTCGGGGTCAACCACCAAGAAGACCTTTGCCTACAAGCTGGACGCCAAGGGGAGACCCACCGAGGTAGCGCTAAGCGATAGCGAGGGTACCCCACGCACCTTCATCATCACCTACCTCGAGAAGTAGCTCACGCTATATTCGCTAAGCCGTCAGAGGGAGGGAGCAGATCTGCTCCCTCCCTCTGGTGTATTCTACAGACAGGCTTCGATACCTGAACCTAGATACGACAACTACCAGCGTACGCATTAGCCTCTCCTCGGGCGGCGCCAAGGCTTGGAGTGCGCCGTCAGCCTTGCCCGGAGCTCCGCGAGGAATAGCCGTCACAGCGCTGACTGCTATCCCTCAGCTATTTGACTGGCGGCACTCGGCGCCGTGACTGGCGGCACTCAGAGGGCTGAGGGATATCCCTCACGGGGGCTCCGCCAGTAGAGGTGTGCCGCTGGAGGGCGAAGGGGAGCAGCGCTTGAAGGAGCCGCAGGCGGGAGATCTTAGCCTAGTGCCGAGCAAGCAGGGGCAGGACGCGACGAGCCTAGCGAATTAGTGTTACCTTTGCTCACACTTAGCGACAAGATATGAAGCATCTAGTATCGATCAATCAGCTAGACAGCTCGGAGATCATCCGCCTGCTCGACCGAGCTGCGCTCTTCGAGAACTGCCCCAATCGTAAGCTCCTGGAGGGACGTATCGTGGCGACCCTCTTCTTCGAGCCCTCCACCCGTACGCGCTTGAGCTTCGAGACCGCCGTCAATCGGCTCGGCGGACGCGTCATCGGCTTCTCCGACGCAGCGACCTCCAGCTCCTCCAAGGGCGAGTCGCTCAAGGACACCATCTCCATGGTCGCCAACTACGCCGATGTCATCGTCATGCGACACTTCCTCGAGGGCGCTGCCCTCTATGCCTCGGAGCTTGACCGCACGCCTATCGTCAACGCGGGCGACGGGGCCAACCAGCATCCCTCGCAGACGCTGCTGGACCTCTACTCCATACGCAAGACGCAGGGCACACTCTTCGACCGCACCATTGCCCTGGTGGGGGACCTCAAGTACGGGCGTACGGTGCACTCGCTCATCGAGGGAATGGCGCACTTCCGCCCCCGCTTCATCTTCGTCTCGCCCCCCGAGCTGCGTATGCCGGAGGAGTGCAAGGACTTCTGCCGCCTGCACGGTATCCCCTTCACCGAGACGACGGACTTCGGCCCCGAGGTCATCCAGTCGGTAGACATCCTCTATATGACGCGCGTGCAGCGTGAGCGCTTCATAGATCCCGAGGAGTATGAGCGCGTCAAGAACGTCTACGTGCTGACCCGCTCCATGCTCGAGGGGTGCCGCCCGACGATGCGCATCCTCCACCCGCTGCCGCGCGTCGGGGAGATCGCGCAGGACGTGGATGACACGCCTCAGGCCTACTTCGTCCAGCAGGCGCAGAACGGGCTCTACGTGCGCCAGTCCATCCTCTGCGAGGTGCTCAACATAGAGATAGACAACTAAGCCTCCCTGCCCCATGCCTAAAGAGAAAATGCTGGTCGAAGCGATCCAAGACGGCATCGTCCTCGACCATATACCCGCCGAC harbors:
- the pyrB gene encoding aspartate carbamoyltransferase, translating into MKHLVSINQLDSSEIIRLLDRAALFENCPNRKLLEGRIVATLFFEPSTRTRLSFETAVNRLGGRVIGFSDAATSSSSKGESLKDTISMVANYADVIVMRHFLEGAALYASELDRTPIVNAGDGANQHPSQTLLDLYSIRKTQGTLFDRTIALVGDLKYGRTVHSLIEGMAHFRPRFIFVSPPELRMPEECKDFCRLHGIPFTETTDFGPEVIQSVDILYMTRVQRERFIDPEEYERVKNVYVLTRSMLEGCRPTMRILHPLPRVGEIAQDVDDTPQAYFVQQAQNGLYVRQSILCEVLNIEIDN
- a CDS encoding polyprenyl synthetase family protein, coding for MDQLDKIKAPIATLVDNFHSQFAEILATKSEWLGRAIELLSASTGKKVRPILVALLSGLPEGKSPAQRSIDAAVLLELIHTATLIHDDVIDEAKTRRGRPTLGAIFDNRVAVLMGDFILSSALIGAIALRDLEVMAIVSGIGRELTEGEIRQFESADSLRLDEANYYEIIRQKTAVLFASCARIAAITTEASTEDKERFTLIGELLGMAFQIRDDIFDYYKGDVGKPTGNDLREGKVTLPLLHVLLQQPDSPETKEALATLSQHPLSEEGVARLTELAIEGGGIRYAEERLMHYIDEAKQLILHYPDSAYRQSLLALADYIAARSY
- a CDS encoding DUF4595 domain-containing protein, translating into MKQLASILLAAAALGSCSKGNDTPIVPTPPAPAPQVDYIAKIEEFEQGKPEKRYEISFAYDAQKRLSSFVETYPQATPAQVIKGTLSYSDEAITLVYEEHKTQEVFVKPAEYRLALDAKGKASKLQETHHYAGGEDIHAEEGYSYKGDGQLVGYKPWYYDTATLSWHNGDMTKVVYSYSYLGVDQSRTDTRTYTTTTNRSYPDLNLFLATTAPTTKTKDLWSDQLGLRSTHLLSSFTEHFSHSGSTTKKTFAYKLDAKGRPTEVALSDSEGTPRTFIITYLEK